TCGGGGTGAGTGAACAGGCGATTTTGTCGGGGATGACGGCCGTATATAGTGCGACGTCAGGTGTCAATCAAAGTTTGCAGGGGGTCATCAGTGCGAACGGAGGCATTCTATCTTCATCGCAGAGCGCTGCTTCGACGGCCAGTGTGGAGGCAAGTCGCCTCGGGCAGATGAACCAACAAACAGCTGCCGTCATTAGCCAACTGCATCAGTTGAACACCAAGCTTGCAGCACTGAAACTCGTTCCGTGAGCCGTGAAGTCCAATCTCTCGAGTTTGTCGATGCTGTTTGCTTATCCTGATTGCTCGTGCGGTCTCGATGATGACCACAAGATTGCTTCGTGGTTTATCCGTGGTTTGTCCATGATTGCTTCATCGTTTGTCTGTGTCAGGCCTCGGCTCAGTCGGGGCCCTTTTCGTCTGTATGTCAGGAGCTCGGGGCTTTACGTGGCCGCAACCGGACGATGGGTTTTGTTTCGTAGCAGCGCACAGCCCCGTTGACCCGAGGGCCGTGTCCACCTGCCCATTTTTCATTTCCATCCACATTTTCTTGACAAGTCACCATATTCCCTCGACAGTTAATGCACATCCACTTGACATTGATTTTCTATACTCAGTGCATAAAGTGCACAAACTCTTAGTTCTGAGGTGGCCATATGTGTGGTATATGCGGAATATTTCGCGGCCGTGAAAACCCAGTTGCGATGGACGAACTGCAAAAAATGACAGATACCATGATGCACCGGGGACCAGATGATTCCGGGTACATGGTGGATGGCGACATCGGACTTGGGTTTCGAAGGCTAGCGATTGTTGATTTGGAGCACGGCCACCAGCCTATGACAAACGAAAATCGAACCGTTTGGGTCGTTTGCAATGGTGAGATATACAACTACAAATCCTTGCGAAACCAGTTAATGAGACGTGGTCACATTTTTACATCGAATACGGATACGGAAGTCATTGTCCATTTATACGAAGAATATGGCATTGAGTTGGTTCGTCATTTGCGGGGTATGTTTGCGATTGCCATTGCAGATCTTAATATTCGCGAACTGTTTCTTGTTCGGGACCCCTTTGGCATCAAGCCGCTGTATTATGCACAGGGGTCGGATGGGTTGCGCTTCGCTTCTGAGATGCGCTCCTTACTGACGACTGTTCCGTGGGAATTTTCCATTGATGAACAGGCGATGTGGGACTATTTTACACTCCAATACGTGCCGACTTCGGAGTCTTTGATTCGCGGCATGCAAAAGGTCCCGCCTGGTCATTACATCCGTTATCACCGCGGTGTCCTGTCGACGACTGAGTACTGGGCGCCAAAGTATGAACCTTTGTATGATAAACCGGAGTCGTATTACATAGATACGGTTGCGGATGCACTGGAACGAAGCGTACGCAGACATCTGCAGGCGGATGTGAGAGTGGGGTCGTTCCTCTCAAGCGGCGTCGATTCCAGTACCATCGTTGCTCTCGCCAAACAGACGCGGGACTTAACGACATTTTCCGTCGGATTCGAGGATGCCGATGCACAGCTTGATGAGTTGGTCATCGCCAGACAGACGGCCGCCGCCCTTGGCGTACAGCACAAATCTACTGTGATTTCGAGCAGTGACATCATCCGTCGTTTACCAACGATGATGGATTCCTTGGAAGAGCCCCTTGGGGACCCAAGTGCGCTTGCACTCTACTTTCTGGCGGAACTGGCCAGTCAAGAAATAACGGTGGTGCTGTCTGGAGAGGGTGCGGACGAGATTTTCGGCGGGTACCCAATCTATCACGAACCGAAGTCCCTAGCCATGTTTCATTACTTACCAAAGTGGTCGACACCGTTGCTTCGAAATCTGGCCAACAAGTTGCCTCATGGAGTGAAGGGGCGTAGTTTTTTGCTTAGGGGCACGACGCCTCTTGAACGCCGTTTTCTTGGCAACATTCATGTGTTTCACGAAGAGACAAAAGATATGTTGTTTCAGCGAAACATGTTTGGCGGACATCCCAGTGCTACGTTCCGACACAGCGATGGGATTTACGACCGAACTGCCACGTATGACGATATCACGCGGATGCAAATGGTTGACTTGCGCACATGGCTGCCTGGGGACATTCTCTTCAAGGCGGACAAAATGACGATGGCTCATTCGTTGGAACTGCGCGTCCCATTTCTCGATCTCGACGTGTTTGACGCTGCGGCATCTGTGCCTGTGGAATACAGGGTTCGGGACACTCAGGGCAAGTACGTGTTGCGCCAGGCCGCGAAGCGGTGGTTGCCTGATGGCATTGCAAACCGTCCGAAACTCGGATTTCCGGTGCCGTATCGCAAATGGTTGCGCGAGTCAATGTATGACATGCTCCGGGACGCATTTCAATCCAGTAAGTTCCGTCATTACTTTTCAGAGTCATATGTTGATATGATGTTATTACAACACCGCAGTGGAACTCGGGATTATGGCCGGGAGTTGTGGACGCTGTTTGCATTTTTGATGTGGGAGCAAGCCTTTGAAGCCAGGTGGCAGACGTATATGTCTTCATCGAAGGCCGAGACACCTGCTCTCATCACAGCACAAATGAAATAGACCCCGATGCGATGTCGAGTTGGTGAAGCATGTCATTCACAAAGTTCTGCGAGGGTATGTATGAACAAAGAGATTCGAATTTCGCATCTAAACATGTTGAGCATATACGCTGCCGAGGCGATTACGCTGCATGAACACGTGTTTTGCGACGAGTTTATTGCGCGTCTCGGCGCTCGGTTTTTGCACAGATATTACCGCGCGTTCGCGGAGAGTCCGTATGCCGTGGCATTGATTGCCGTGAATCCATCCGGTACGTTGACTGGGGTCTTGCTTGGCACGCTCGATCCGGTGAGTCACTATCGATGGCTGATTCGACAACATGGAGTCGGACTTGCCACAGCGGTAGTGCAGCAGGCCCTCCGTCACCCGAATGTCGCCCGTGTGCTGATTCGCACTCGTTTAAAGCGTTATGTGAGTGGGGTCGCGCGACAATTCACCAAGCGCAGTGAGGTTGCCTCAGTGAGTCGTGATTCAGGATATGCCAGGAAACAGAATCTACAAACTCAGTCTCCGCCAGCGAACAAACCAAAGGTAGGAGATATCACACATTTGTTCGTCAGTCCCCGGCTCCGGTCAAAAGGTGTCGGGGCCAGTTTAGTTATGGCGTATGAACACCTGGCCGCGCGGTTCGGCATCGACCGAATCGATCTTGTCACATTGCCCACTGCCGATGGTGGGGCTGGGCCCTTTTACGAGAAACTGGGCTGGACATTCGCGGAAACAAAGGTCAGCAGGAGTGGAGAGACGTTTCATCTGTACCAGAAGTGGTTGAAACCTTCACTGGAGGATTCTGTCCAACACAGAGATAAAATGGAACTCCATCCAACGTATGAAACGCGGGATTTTGCCTTGATTCGACAAAAATAACGTGTACCAGAAATTTCACGTCGCTTTCGATCTCGTTCGACCTTTATCGTCAAACTTGTCACACACTGATTGGGATTGTCGCAGTATAATGATGCCTGTTGTGACATGGTTGAATAGGTGAGGGATGAAATGAT
The Alicyclobacillus curvatus genome window above contains:
- the asnB gene encoding asparagine synthase (glutamine-hydrolyzing) yields the protein MCGICGIFRGRENPVAMDELQKMTDTMMHRGPDDSGYMVDGDIGLGFRRLAIVDLEHGHQPMTNENRTVWVVCNGEIYNYKSLRNQLMRRGHIFTSNTDTEVIVHLYEEYGIELVRHLRGMFAIAIADLNIRELFLVRDPFGIKPLYYAQGSDGLRFASEMRSLLTTVPWEFSIDEQAMWDYFTLQYVPTSESLIRGMQKVPPGHYIRYHRGVLSTTEYWAPKYEPLYDKPESYYIDTVADALERSVRRHLQADVRVGSFLSSGVDSSTIVALAKQTRDLTTFSVGFEDADAQLDELVIARQTAAALGVQHKSTVISSSDIIRRLPTMMDSLEEPLGDPSALALYFLAELASQEITVVLSGEGADEIFGGYPIYHEPKSLAMFHYLPKWSTPLLRNLANKLPHGVKGRSFLLRGTTPLERRFLGNIHVFHEETKDMLFQRNMFGGHPSATFRHSDGIYDRTATYDDITRMQMVDLRTWLPGDILFKADKMTMAHSLELRVPFLDLDVFDAAASVPVEYRVRDTQGKYVLRQAAKRWLPDGIANRPKLGFPVPYRKWLRESMYDMLRDAFQSSKFRHYFSESYVDMMLLQHRSGTRDYGRELWTLFAFLMWEQAFEARWQTYMSSSKAETPALITAQMK
- a CDS encoding GNAT family N-acetyltransferase, which gives rise to MNKEIRISHLNMLSIYAAEAITLHEHVFCDEFIARLGARFLHRYYRAFAESPYAVALIAVNPSGTLTGVLLGTLDPVSHYRWLIRQHGVGLATAVVQQALRHPNVARVLIRTRLKRYVSGVARQFTKRSEVASVSRDSGYARKQNLQTQSPPANKPKVGDITHLFVSPRLRSKGVGASLVMAYEHLAARFGIDRIDLVTLPTADGGAGPFYEKLGWTFAETKVSRSGETFHLYQKWLKPSLEDSVQHRDKMELHPTYETRDFALIRQK